A single genomic interval of Mycolicibacterium sp. MU0053 harbors:
- a CDS encoding acetoacetate decarboxylase family protein: MTDTARPTHTIQGTVLTMPVRIRKADTHVAMFSVPADAAQRMIDYSGLRVREYLPGRAVTMLMLVRYIDGDLGKYHEFGTAVMVNPPGSAAKGPTALASAAAFIHHLPVNQGFTLEAGQRIWGFPKIMADFTVRENRTFDFDVSADDKLIAGIEFSPGLPVPSAFTSKSQVLTTYSHTGGVTREIAWEMKNSGMRARVGGARLRLGAHPYADELRALGLPKRAFATQSSANVEMTFGEATEIS, translated from the coding sequence ATGACCGACACAGCGAGACCCACGCACACGATCCAGGGCACCGTGCTGACCATGCCGGTGCGGATCCGCAAGGCCGACACCCACGTGGCGATGTTCTCGGTCCCCGCCGACGCGGCCCAGCGCATGATCGACTACAGCGGATTGCGGGTCCGCGAGTACCTGCCGGGCCGCGCGGTGACCATGCTGATGCTGGTCCGCTACATCGACGGCGACCTCGGCAAGTACCACGAGTTCGGGACCGCGGTGATGGTCAATCCGCCCGGATCGGCCGCGAAGGGACCCACGGCGCTGGCCTCGGCCGCGGCGTTCATCCACCACCTTCCGGTCAATCAGGGGTTCACGCTCGAGGCCGGCCAACGGATCTGGGGCTTCCCCAAGATCATGGCCGACTTCACCGTCCGTGAAAACCGTACCTTCGACTTCGACGTCTCCGCGGACGACAAGCTGATCGCCGGAATCGAGTTCAGCCCCGGCCTGCCCGTGCCGTCGGCGTTCACCTCGAAGTCCCAGGTGCTGACCACCTATAGCCACACCGGCGGCGTCACCCGCGAAATCGCTTGGGAGATGAAGAACTCCGGGATGCGGGCGCGGGTCGGCGGGGCCCGGCTGCGCCTCGGCGCCCACCCGTACGCCGACGAACTGCGCGCGCTCGGACTGCCGAAGCGCGCCTTTGCGACCCAGTCGTCGGCCAACGTCGAGATGACCTTCGGCGAAGCCACCGAGATTTCTTGA
- a CDS encoding cytochrome P450: MTATILDVDLTDGNFYADGGAREAYKWMRAHQPVFRDRNGLAAATTYQAVLDAERNPEVFSSTGGIRPDQPGMPYMIDMDDPDHLLRRKLVNAGFTRKQVMDKLPSIERLCDALIDGVIEAGECDYVRSIAAPLPMAVIGDMLGVLPEQREMLLTWSDDLVCGLSSHLDESAIQKLMDTFAAYTAFTKDVITKRRAEPTEDLFSVLVNAEVDGQQLSDDEIVFETLLILIGGDETTRHTLSGGTAELLRHREQWEQMVANPELLPNAIEEMLRWTSPVKNMCRTLTQDIEFHGTELKAGEKIMLMFESANFDETVFEDPENFRIDRNPNSHLAFGFGTHFCMGNQLARLELKLMLSRVIERMPDLRLADDSRLPLRPANFVSGLEEMPVVFTPGTRLG; this comes from the coding sequence ATGACAGCCACAATTCTCGACGTCGACCTGACCGACGGTAATTTCTACGCCGACGGCGGCGCCCGGGAGGCCTACAAGTGGATGCGCGCCCATCAGCCCGTGTTCCGTGACCGCAACGGTCTGGCGGCCGCCACCACCTACCAGGCCGTCCTCGACGCCGAACGCAATCCCGAGGTGTTCTCCAGCACCGGCGGCATCCGACCCGATCAGCCCGGGATGCCCTACATGATCGACATGGACGATCCCGATCACCTGCTGCGCCGCAAACTGGTCAACGCGGGGTTCACTCGCAAGCAGGTGATGGACAAGCTGCCCTCGATCGAGCGGCTGTGCGACGCGTTGATCGACGGCGTGATCGAGGCCGGCGAATGCGACTACGTCCGCAGCATCGCCGCACCCCTGCCGATGGCCGTGATCGGCGACATGCTCGGCGTGCTGCCCGAACAGCGCGAAATGCTGCTGACCTGGTCCGACGACCTGGTCTGCGGGCTCAGCTCACACCTGGACGAGTCGGCCATCCAGAAGCTGATGGACACCTTCGCCGCCTACACCGCGTTCACCAAGGACGTCATCACCAAGCGGCGCGCCGAACCCACCGAGGACCTGTTCTCGGTGCTGGTCAACGCCGAGGTCGACGGGCAGCAGCTCTCCGACGACGAGATCGTCTTCGAGACGCTGCTGATCCTGATCGGCGGCGACGAGACCACCCGCCACACGCTGTCCGGCGGTACCGCGGAGCTGCTGCGGCACCGCGAGCAGTGGGAGCAGATGGTCGCAAACCCCGAACTGCTGCCGAATGCCATCGAAGAGATGCTGCGCTGGACCTCACCGGTGAAGAACATGTGCCGCACCCTGACCCAGGACATCGAGTTCCACGGCACGGAGCTCAAGGCCGGCGAGAAGATCATGTTGATGTTCGAATCGGCGAACTTCGACGAGACCGTCTTCGAGGATCCGGAGAACTTCCGGATCGATCGGAATCCGAACAGCCACCTGGCATTCGGCTTCGGCACGCACTTCTGCATGGGCAACCAGCTGGCCCGGTTGGAGCTGAAACTGATGCTGTCGCGGGTGATCGAGCGGATGCCCGATCTGCGGCTGGCCGACGACAGCCGGCTGCCGCTGCGCCCCGCGAACTTCGTCAGCGGGCTCGAGGAGATGCCGGTGGTGTTCACGCCGGGCACGCGTCTGGGCTAG
- a CDS encoding crotonase/enoyl-CoA hydratase family protein produces the protein MSDAPSTAEQPDALVEQRGHTLIVTMNRPERKNALTGEMLSIMVDAWDRVDSDPEIRTCILTGAGGAFCAGMDLKNANKQAPGDTFKAGYDPTRIDGLLKGRRLTKPLIAAVEGAAIAGGTEILQGTDIRVAGESAKFGVSEAKWSLYPMGGSAVRLVRQIPYTLACEILLTGRHITAAEAKEFGLIGHVVPDGTALDKALEIAEVINNNGPLAVQAILKTIRETEGMHENEAFVPDTKNGIPVFLSEDSKEGPRAFAEKRKPNFQLK, from the coding sequence GTGAGCGACGCACCGAGCACTGCTGAACAGCCCGACGCCCTGGTTGAGCAGCGCGGACACACGCTGATCGTCACGATGAACCGCCCGGAGCGCAAAAACGCCCTCACCGGCGAGATGCTCTCGATAATGGTCGACGCCTGGGACCGGGTGGACAGCGATCCGGAGATCCGCACCTGCATCCTGACCGGCGCCGGCGGGGCCTTCTGCGCGGGCATGGATCTGAAGAACGCCAACAAGCAGGCGCCCGGCGACACGTTCAAGGCCGGCTACGACCCGACCCGCATCGACGGGCTGCTCAAGGGCCGCCGGCTGACCAAGCCGCTGATCGCTGCCGTCGAAGGGGCCGCGATCGCCGGAGGCACCGAGATCCTGCAGGGCACCGACATCCGGGTGGCCGGGGAGAGCGCCAAGTTCGGGGTTTCCGAGGCCAAGTGGAGCCTGTACCCGATGGGTGGATCCGCGGTGCGGCTGGTGCGGCAGATCCCGTACACGCTGGCCTGCGAGATCTTGCTGACCGGGCGGCACATCACCGCGGCCGAGGCCAAGGAATTCGGGCTGATCGGCCACGTGGTGCCCGACGGCACGGCGCTGGACAAGGCGCTCGAAATCGCCGAGGTGATCAACAACAACGGCCCGTTGGCGGTACAGGCCATTCTGAAGACCATCCGGGAAACCGAGGGCATGCACGAGAACGAGGCCTTCGTCCCCGACACGAAGAACGGCATCCCGGTGTTCCTGTCCGAGGACTCCAAGGAGGGCCCGCGCGCGTTCGCCGAGAAGCGCAAGCCCAACTTCCAGCTGAAGTAG
- a CDS encoding acyl-CoA synthetase, with protein sequence MALNIADLAEHAIDAVPDRVALICGDEQLTYAQLEEKANRLAHYLIDQGVQKDDKVGLYCRNRIEIVIGMLGIVKAGAILVNVNFRYVEGELRYLFDNSDMVALIHERQYSERVANVLPETPNVKTVLVVNDGSGGSDEIFQRYGGVEFGAALAQGSPERDFGPRSEDDIYLLYTGGTTGFPKGVMWRHEDIYRVLFGGTDFATGEPVADEFDLAKGAKENAPMIRLPIPPMIHGATQSATWMALFSGQTVVLTPEFDADQIWRMIHEHKVNLLFFTGDAMARPLLDALLAAQAAGQEYDLSSLFLLASTAALFSTSLKEKFLELLPNRIITDSIGSSETGFGGTSIVAKGQSHTGGPRVTIDKNTVVLDDDGNEVEPGSGVRGIIAKRGHIPVGYYKDEKKTAETFRTFKGVRYAIPGDYAQVEEDGSVTMLGRGSVSINSGGEKIYPEEVEAALKGHPDVFDALVVGVPDERFGQHVAAVVQPREGARPTLAGLDSFVRKEIAGYKVPRSLWLVDEVKRSPAGKPDYRWAKDTTEARPADEVHANHSVAQGAEA encoded by the coding sequence ATGGCCCTCAATATCGCTGATCTCGCCGAGCACGCCATCGATGCAGTGCCCGACCGCGTGGCCCTCATCTGTGGCGACGAACAGTTGACCTACGCCCAACTCGAGGAGAAGGCCAACCGGCTGGCGCACTACCTCATCGATCAGGGCGTCCAGAAGGACGACAAGGTCGGCCTGTACTGCCGCAACCGCATCGAGATCGTCATCGGGATGCTGGGCATCGTCAAGGCCGGCGCGATCCTGGTCAACGTCAACTTCCGCTACGTCGAGGGCGAGTTGCGCTATCTGTTCGACAACTCGGACATGGTGGCACTGATCCACGAACGTCAGTACTCCGAACGGGTGGCCAACGTGCTGCCGGAGACGCCGAACGTCAAGACGGTGTTGGTGGTCAACGATGGCAGCGGCGGGTCCGACGAAATTTTCCAACGCTACGGCGGCGTCGAGTTCGGGGCCGCGCTGGCCCAGGGGTCCCCCGAGCGCGACTTCGGTCCGCGCAGCGAGGACGACATCTACCTGCTCTACACCGGCGGCACCACCGGCTTTCCCAAGGGCGTGATGTGGCGCCACGAGGACATCTACCGAGTCCTGTTCGGCGGCACCGACTTCGCGACCGGCGAGCCCGTCGCCGACGAGTTCGACCTGGCCAAGGGGGCCAAGGAGAACGCGCCCATGATCCGGCTGCCCATCCCGCCGATGATCCACGGTGCGACGCAGTCGGCCACCTGGATGGCGCTGTTCTCCGGTCAGACCGTGGTTCTGACACCGGAATTCGACGCCGACCAGATTTGGCGGATGATCCACGAGCACAAGGTCAACCTGCTGTTCTTCACCGGCGACGCGATGGCCCGCCCGCTGCTCGACGCCCTGCTCGCGGCGCAGGCCGCGGGCCAGGAATACGACCTGTCATCGCTGTTCCTGCTGGCCAGCACCGCGGCACTGTTCTCCACGAGCCTCAAGGAGAAGTTCCTCGAGTTGCTGCCCAACCGCATCATCACGGACTCGATCGGCTCGTCGGAGACCGGATTCGGTGGTACCAGCATCGTGGCGAAGGGGCAGTCGCACACCGGCGGACCGCGCGTGACGATCGACAAGAACACCGTGGTGCTCGACGACGACGGCAACGAGGTCGAGCCCGGCTCCGGCGTGCGCGGCATCATCGCCAAGCGCGGCCACATCCCGGTCGGCTACTACAAGGACGAGAAGAAGACCGCCGAGACCTTCAGGACCTTCAAAGGGGTGCGCTACGCGATCCCCGGCGACTACGCGCAGGTCGAGGAGGACGGCAGCGTCACGATGCTCGGCCGCGGATCGGTGTCGATCAACAGCGGCGGCGAGAAGATCTACCCCGAAGAGGTCGAGGCGGCGCTCAAGGGCCACCCGGACGTGTTCGACGCGTTGGTCGTCGGCGTGCCGGATGAACGCTTCGGTCAGCACGTCGCTGCGGTGGTGCAGCCACGCGAGGGTGCCCGCCCGACGCTGGCCGGGCTGGATTCGTTTGTGCGCAAGGAAATCGCGGGTTACAAGGTGCCGCGTAGCCTGTGGCTGGTCGACGAGGTCAAGCGGTCACCGGCCGGCAAGCCGGACTACCGCTGGGCCAAGGACACCACCGAAGCGCGTCCCGCCGATGAGGTGCACGCAAACCATTCCGTCGCCCAGGGAGCCGAAGCGTAA
- a CDS encoding NAD(P)H-dependent flavin oxidoreductase, with protein MRTELCDRFGIEYPIFVFTPSEKVAAAVTRAGGLGVLGCVRFNAAEDLEDVLCWMDENTDGKPYGVDVVMPAKVPTEGSAVDINKLIPKTHRDFVDKTLADLGVPPLSEDNDRNEGVLGWLHSVARSHVDVALKHPIKLIANALGSPPKDVIDQVHAAGVPVAALAGSAKHALRHVENGVDIVVAQGHEAGGHTGEIGSMVLWPEVIDGLRALGHQTPMLAAGGIGTGRQVAAALALGAHGVWMGSAFLTAAEYDLGVRTEAGTSVVQQALLAATSSDTVRRRIYTGKPARLLKSRWTEAWDAEGAPEPLPMPLQNILVSEAHQRMSESSDPTTVAMPVGQIVGRMNEIRPVADIIAELVDGFEEATNRLDEIRDRG; from the coding sequence ATGCGTACAGAACTCTGTGATCGGTTCGGGATCGAATACCCGATCTTCGTCTTCACCCCCTCGGAGAAGGTGGCGGCCGCGGTCACCCGCGCCGGCGGCCTCGGGGTGCTCGGCTGTGTGCGTTTCAACGCGGCCGAAGACCTCGAGGACGTGCTGTGCTGGATGGACGAGAACACCGACGGCAAGCCCTACGGCGTCGACGTCGTGATGCCGGCCAAGGTGCCCACCGAAGGCAGCGCCGTCGACATCAACAAGCTGATCCCGAAGACCCACCGCGACTTCGTCGACAAGACCCTGGCCGACCTCGGGGTGCCGCCGCTGTCGGAGGACAACGACCGCAACGAGGGGGTGCTGGGCTGGCTGCACTCGGTGGCCCGCAGCCACGTCGACGTCGCCCTCAAGCATCCGATCAAGCTGATCGCCAACGCCCTGGGCTCGCCGCCCAAGGACGTCATCGATCAGGTGCACGCGGCCGGGGTACCGGTTGCCGCGCTTGCGGGGTCGGCCAAACACGCGCTGCGCCATGTCGAGAACGGGGTCGACATCGTCGTCGCGCAGGGGCACGAGGCCGGCGGACACACCGGCGAGATCGGGTCGATGGTGTTGTGGCCCGAGGTCATAGATGGTCTGCGTGCGCTCGGCCATCAAACCCCGATGCTGGCTGCCGGCGGGATCGGCACCGGTCGCCAGGTTGCCGCGGCGCTGGCGTTGGGCGCCCACGGTGTCTGGATGGGTTCGGCGTTCCTGACCGCGGCCGAATATGACCTCGGGGTGCGGACCGAGGCGGGCACCTCGGTGGTGCAGCAGGCGTTGTTGGCGGCTACCTCGAGCGACACGGTGCGGCGGCGCATCTACACCGGCAAGCCGGCCCGTCTGCTCAAGAGTCGCTGGACCGAGGCCTGGGATGCCGAGGGTGCGCCCGAACCGCTGCCGATGCCGTTGCAGAACATCCTGGTCAGCGAGGCCCATCAGCGGATGAGTGAGTCCAGCGACCCGACCACCGTCGCGATGCCGGTGGGGCAGATCGTGGGCCGGATGAACGAGATCCGCCCGGTCGCCGACATCATCGCCGAACTGGTCGACGGGTTCGAAGAAGCGACCAATCGACTGGACGAGATCCGCGACCGGGGTTAG
- a CDS encoding acetolactate synthase large subunit: protein MNGAQTLLSTLVDHGVEVCFANPGTSEMHFVAALDRVPAMRGVLALFEGVATGAADGYARMADKPAAVLLHLGPGLGNGLANLHNARRAHVPMVVVVGDHATYHNRYDAPLESDIEALAGSVSGWMRRTDRVSEICAHTVDAIAASRAGVVSTLILPADVSWADGATTAGAARLSPERVTEPDRGALRGAADVLRSGESAVILLGGDATRVAGLSAADRIAQATGARVLCETFPARLQRGAGIPAVDRLAYFAEAAEAQLAGAQHLILAGTTSPVSFFAYPGKRSDLVPAGCRVHTLAGYAGAAAALESLADEVALDVEATVAPAVRHETPTGPLTAVSLAAVVGAVLPERAIIVDESNTAGVMLAASTAGAPAHDVLTLTGGAIGYGMPAAIGAAIAAPGRPVLSLQADGSAMYTLSALWTQAREQLDITTVILNNGAYDILRIELQRVGAENADSPGARAQDLLDIGRPTIDFVQIAEGMGVPARRVHTAEALGVALTAAFEEPGPHLIEAVVPSILG, encoded by the coding sequence GTGAACGGCGCACAAACCCTGCTCAGTACCCTCGTTGACCACGGCGTAGAGGTCTGCTTCGCCAATCCCGGGACCTCCGAGATGCATTTCGTGGCCGCATTGGACCGCGTGCCCGCGATGCGCGGGGTGCTGGCGCTGTTCGAGGGGGTGGCCACCGGCGCCGCCGACGGCTACGCCCGAATGGCGGACAAGCCGGCCGCGGTGCTGCTGCACCTGGGCCCCGGGCTGGGCAACGGGCTGGCGAACCTGCACAACGCCCGTCGGGCGCATGTCCCGATGGTGGTCGTCGTCGGCGATCACGCGACGTATCACAACCGCTACGACGCCCCGCTCGAATCCGACATCGAGGCGTTGGCGGGCAGCGTCTCGGGGTGGATGCGCCGCACCGATCGGGTTTCGGAGATCTGCGCCCACACCGTGGATGCGATCGCCGCGAGCCGCGCCGGCGTGGTGTCCACTCTCATCCTGCCCGCCGATGTCTCCTGGGCCGACGGCGCGACAACCGCTGGCGCCGCCCGTCTTTCGCCGGAGCGGGTCACCGAACCCGATCGGGGCGCGCTGCGCGGCGCGGCCGACGTGTTGCGCTCGGGTGAGTCCGCGGTGATCCTGCTCGGCGGCGACGCCACCCGCGTTGCGGGGCTGTCGGCCGCCGACCGCATTGCCCAGGCCACGGGCGCCCGGGTGCTGTGCGAAACCTTCCCCGCCCGACTACAGCGCGGCGCCGGGATCCCCGCGGTGGACCGGCTCGCGTACTTCGCCGAGGCGGCCGAGGCGCAATTGGCCGGCGCGCAGCATCTGATCCTGGCGGGGACGACGTCGCCGGTGTCGTTCTTCGCCTACCCGGGCAAGCGCAGCGACCTGGTTCCGGCCGGCTGTCGGGTGCACACCCTGGCCGGATATGCCGGTGCGGCAGCAGCTTTGGAGAGTCTGGCCGACGAGGTGGCACTGGACGTCGAGGCCACGGTGGCGCCCGCGGTGCGGCACGAGACGCCGACGGGACCGTTGACCGCGGTGTCGCTCGCAGCCGTCGTCGGCGCGGTGTTGCCCGAGCGGGCCATCATCGTCGATGAATCGAACACCGCCGGAGTGATGCTGGCGGCGAGCACGGCCGGCGCCCCCGCGCACGACGTGCTGACCTTGACCGGGGGCGCGATCGGCTACGGGATGCCGGCGGCGATCGGGGCGGCCATCGCGGCACCGGGTCGCCCGGTGCTCTCGCTGCAGGCCGACGGGTCGGCGATGTACACGCTGTCCGCGCTGTGGACCCAGGCGCGCGAGCAACTGGACATCACCACGGTGATCCTCAATAACGGCGCGTACGACATCCTGCGGATCGAACTGCAGCGCGTCGGCGCCGAGAACGCCGACAGCCCCGGCGCCCGCGCCCAGGATCTGCTCGACATCGGCCGCCCCACCATCGATTTCGTCCAGATTGCCGAGGGAATGGGCGTGCCGGCCCGACGCGTGCACACCGCCGAGGCACTCGGCGTGGCGCTCACCGCGGCCTTCGAGGAGCCCGGCCCGCACCTGATCGAGGCCGTGGTTCCGTCGATCCTGGGTTGA
- the fadD17 gene encoding long-chain-fatty-acid--CoA ligase FadD17 has product MITHGERGQSRRNPATVPGLLAALAEVEDRGVYFGDDPDAPVSFVSWRDHIQDGADLAATLRGRLDPAAPPHVGVLLGNTPFFSTVLVAAALAGIVPVGLNPTRRGAALQRDIDKADCQLVLADSSARAAAEGIEVVDVESTGFAAELAAHRGAPVAFPDADPDDLYLLVFTSGTSGDPKAVRCTQEKVAFPGVMLAERFGLGPADTCYLSMPLFHSNAVMAGWAPAVAAGASIALRRKFSASQFIPDARRFGATYANYVGKPLSYILATRARPDDADNPLRVLYGNEGAPRDLRRFADRFGVQVVDGFGSSEGGVAIARTPDTPEGALGPLVAGVDILDVETGQPCPPGVVGELVNTAGPGQFRGYYRDPEAEAQRMAGGVYRSGDLAYRDENGFAYFAGRLGDWMRVDGENLGTAPIERILMRYPDVTEVAVYPIPDPSVGDRVMAALVLPDVASFDVEHFVEFLDAQDDLGPKQWPSYVRLSSALPRTETFKVLKRQLAAEATDTPDPVHPIPRPNSPLGR; this is encoded by the coding sequence TACTTCGGCGACGACCCGGACGCGCCGGTGTCGTTCGTGAGCTGGCGCGACCACATTCAGGACGGCGCCGACCTGGCCGCGACGCTGCGGGGCCGGTTGGACCCCGCCGCGCCGCCGCATGTGGGTGTGCTGCTGGGCAATACGCCGTTCTTCAGCACGGTGCTGGTCGCGGCGGCTCTGGCCGGCATCGTCCCGGTGGGGCTCAACCCGACCCGCCGGGGCGCGGCGCTGCAACGCGACATCGACAAGGCGGACTGTCAGTTGGTGCTCGCCGATTCCAGCGCGCGGGCCGCCGCCGAGGGAATCGAAGTCGTCGACGTCGAATCCACCGGATTCGCGGCCGAACTCGCCGCGCACCGCGGAGCGCCGGTGGCGTTTCCGGACGCCGACCCCGACGACCTCTATCTGTTGGTCTTCACCTCGGGCACCAGCGGCGATCCGAAGGCGGTGCGCTGCACCCAGGAAAAGGTCGCGTTCCCCGGCGTGATGCTGGCCGAACGGTTCGGACTGGGGCCCGCCGACACCTGTTATCTGTCGATGCCGCTGTTCCATTCCAATGCGGTGATGGCGGGCTGGGCCCCGGCGGTGGCCGCCGGCGCCTCGATTGCGTTGCGCCGCAAGTTCTCCGCCTCCCAGTTCATCCCGGATGCTCGTCGCTTCGGCGCCACCTACGCCAACTACGTCGGCAAGCCGCTGTCCTACATCCTGGCCACGCGGGCCCGACCCGACGACGCCGACAACCCGCTGCGGGTGTTGTACGGCAACGAGGGCGCACCCCGCGATCTGCGTCGGTTCGCGGATCGGTTCGGCGTGCAGGTGGTCGACGGCTTCGGATCCAGCGAGGGCGGCGTCGCGATCGCCCGCACCCCCGACACCCCGGAGGGTGCGCTGGGCCCGCTGGTGGCCGGCGTCGACATCCTGGACGTCGAGACCGGTCAACCGTGTCCGCCCGGCGTGGTCGGCGAACTGGTGAACACCGCCGGCCCCGGCCAGTTCCGCGGCTACTACCGCGACCCGGAGGCCGAGGCGCAGCGGATGGCCGGCGGCGTCTACCGCAGCGGCGACCTGGCCTACCGCGACGAGAACGGCTTCGCGTATTTCGCCGGGCGGCTGGGCGACTGGATGCGCGTCGACGGCGAAAACCTCGGCACCGCGCCCATCGAGCGGATCCTGATGCGCTATCCGGACGTCACCGAGGTCGCGGTCTACCCCATTCCCGACCCGTCGGTCGGGGATCGCGTGATGGCCGCCCTGGTACTGCCGGACGTCGCATCGTTCGATGTCGAGCACTTCGTCGAATTCCTCGACGCCCAAGACGATCTCGGACCCAAGCAGTGGCCGTCCTATGTCCGGCTCAGCTCCGCCCTGCCCCGCACCGAGACCTTCAAGGTGCTCAAACGCCAACTCGCCGCCGAGGCCACCGACACCCCCGACCCGGTCCACCCCATCCCCCGCCCAAACTCACCTTTGGGCCGCTAA